DNA from Petropleomorpha daqingensis:
CGAGCGTGTGGTGCCAGGCGCGCATCGCCGGAGAGGGACCGACGACCCCTGTGGGCTTGCTCCAGAGGTCGGGTTTGGCCAGCTCCAGCAGCCCGAAGGCGGCAGTGGCGATCCCGAGCGATCGGGTGAGGACGGGCATGGGGCGGTCCCCTTTCTCGAAGTGGGTCCGCGGGAGGCGCGCGATCCGCGCCGCGGCGGTGGAGGGGCTGCGCTACAGCGGTACGGCGAGCCCTTCCGGAACGGGTCGTTGCAGGGCATTCGCGATATCGGCCCGGATCGGTTCGATCCCGGTGGCGCCCAGCACCACATCACGCACGAAGGAGTGCCAGCGGTCGGCTCTGCGCAGCATCGAGTGCCCACCGACGGTGGTGAACCGGGCGACCCGGGCACCGGCCTCGCGAGCGCGCAGGGCGAAGTCGGCCGACAAGTGCGCCGGCACCCAGCGGTCCCCGCGGCCGTGCAGGATCGTCACGGTTCGCCCGCGCAGGTGCGCCACTGGTTCGCGTGGCGGCGTCCACGGCGCGAGCGCGCAGACGGCGGCGACCTGCGGGTCGCCGCCGGCGCGCAGCACGGCGCGCCCGCCCATCGAATGTCCGATCAGCACGATCGGTACTTCGCCGCCGAGCTCGTCCTGGATGCGCTCGATCGCCCAGCGCACATCGACGAATGGATCAGCGGCGTCGCCGTTCCAGCCGGCCACGCGGTACCGCAGCAGCTGCGTGGTGATGCCTCGCCGTCCGACGGCATGCCGGACGAAGCGCTCGATCGCGCGCATGCGCACCAGCGAGAGGGCCTGGTCGCGCGGCGGCGCCTCGCTGGTCGCCGTTCCACCGTGGCAGAAGAGCGCGACGCCGCGCAGACCTCCGGTGGACGGGTGGACTTCGACGGCCGGCCTGTCCACCTGCACATCTGTAGTGCACAACTCAACCGCCTGCAAACCGGACCTCGTGCCGACCTCTGTCCACGCTCCGGTCCCCGGTGCACACTGCGCCCATGACCCCGGCACCGATGCCCGACGACTGGCAGCGCGCACTCGTCATCGCAGCGCACCCCGACGACATCGAGTACGGGCTCGCGGCGGCGGTCGCCGCCTGGACCAGCGCGGGCAAGGAGGTGCACTACCTGCTGGCGACCCGCGGTGAGGCCGGCATGGCCGGGGTGAAGCCCGAGGACGCCGCGCCGATCCGCGAGGAGGAGGAGCGGCGCTCGGCTGCCGTTGTCGGCGTCAGCGAGGTGGAGTTCCTCGACGAGAAGGACGGCGTCCTGCAGGCCGGTCCGGAGCTGCGGAAGGCGATCGCCGGCGGGATCCGGCGGCACAGGCCCGAGCTGGTGGTGACCGGCTACTTCGGCGCGACGTGGAGCCCGCCCGGTCAGTCGCCGGCCTTCCTGAACTCGCCCGACCACCGGGCGCTGGGGCAGTCGGCACTGGATGCGGTCGCCGACGCGGCGAACGAGTGGATCTTCCCGGATCTGCCCGAGGAGCGGTGGAGCGGTGTCCAGTACGTGGCGGTCTCCGAGATGCTCGAGCCGATGCACCAGGTCGACGTCACCGATCAGATCGAGAAGGCGGTCGCGTCGCTCAGCGAGCACCGGCGCTATCTCGAGCTGCTCTCGGACACCCCGGTCGAGGAACAGGCCCGGCAGATCGTCGGGATGATCGCGGCCGACGAGGACGGACGCCACGAGGTCGGTTTCAAGCTCTACTGGGGCTGACCTGCGGTTTTCCTGTCCACAGGGCTTGCCGCGGTCCCTTTTTCGAACGTATGATCGAGAGCGTGAGCATCCCTGCTGACCCGCCGGCCTACGGGCCGCAGACCGCCCTCGGGCGCGGCCCGTTGGGGGCCGCGCAGGTGGCGGATCGGGCGATGGGTGCGGCGTTCGTGGCGCGGGTGCGGGCGCTGGCGGCGTTCGCCGCGGAGCGCCCGGCGTCGGCGGATCGGGCGCAGGGTGAGCCGGGGGCGATGAGCCCGCAGCGGTGGGCGGCGCGCCCGGAGCTGCTGCAGCCGGTCAGCGAGTGGGCGGCGCAGGAGGTCTCGATCGGGCTGGTCTGTTCCCGGCGCAAGGCCGAGGATCTGCTGGGCCAGGCGCTGATGCTGGCCCGGTTGCCGGCCGCGTTGGCGGCGACCGAGGCCGGGCTGCTCACTGTCGGGCATCTGTGGTGCCTGGAGGAGCACGTGGCGCCGCTGGCCGATCCGGTGCTGCGCGCGGAGATCGAGGGTGTGCTGCTGGACTGGGTCACCGCGCGGGCGGCGAGGGGCACGATCACGACCCCGGGGCAGTTGGCGGAGAAGGTGTTGCGCGAGCTGGCCCGGCGCAACGCCCGGGATCGGGCGCAGCAGGCGATCAAGGCGCTGCGCCGCCGCGGCGTGTTCCCGGCGCACGAGTCCGGCGAGGGACTGGCCGCGCTGCTGCTGGTGGGCTCGATCCCGGAGATCGAGGCGCTGCGCGCGGCGCTGGCCGCCTACGCCGACGCGCTGCCCAAGGGGCCCGATGACACCCGCACCCGGGAGCAGAAGCTGCTGGACGTGCTGATCGATCTGGTGCTGCGACCCGGGGAGCACGGCATGCCACCGGTGCAGGTGGTGCTCACCCTGGTCGCGGCGGTGCAGACCGTCCTGGGCGGGGATGCCCCGGCGGAGCTGAACGGGCGGATCGTGTCCGCGGAGACCGCGCGGCAGCTGCTCAACGCGCTGACCGGCGCCGGCCTCGGCGACGGCGCCCTGGCCGAGCTGCGGCGCATCGCCGACAACGACGACGCAGTCACCGAACTAGTGCCTGCCCAGCCCGTGGAGGACGACGATCCCGATCCGATGCCCGACGACGTCTGGCGCGCCTCGGTGGAAGCCCGGCTGGCCAGCGGCGAGATCGAACTCGAGCTGGATCGGGAGCTGGCCGCGACGCAGGACCGCTGGTGGCGCGAGTACGCGGCGGGCTTGCATCCCGACCCCGACCCGGACGACCACCCCGAACCCCCGCTGACCGAACCACCACCGGCAGATGGCTGGTGGACGAGCGCGGAGCGGGCGCTGGAGGACGCGCGGGCCGCGCAGGAACGGTCTGAGGCGGCGCTGAGCCACGCCGGTGGGCAGGT
Protein-coding regions in this window:
- a CDS encoding alpha/beta fold hydrolase, producing MDRPAVEVHPSTGGLRGVALFCHGGTATSEAPPRDQALSLVRMRAIERFVRHAVGRRGITTQLLRYRVAGWNGDAADPFVDVRWAIERIQDELGGEVPIVLIGHSMGGRAVLRAGGDPQVAAVCALAPWTPPREPVAHLRGRTVTILHGRGDRWVPAHLSADFALRAREAGARVARFTTVGGHSMLRRADRWHSFVRDVVLGATGIEPIRADIANALQRPVPEGLAVPL
- a CDS encoding PIG-L deacetylase family protein, whose amino-acid sequence is MTPAPMPDDWQRALVIAAHPDDIEYGLAAAVAAWTSAGKEVHYLLATRGEAGMAGVKPEDAAPIREEEERRSAAVVGVSEVEFLDEKDGVLQAGPELRKAIAGGIRRHRPELVVTGYFGATWSPPGQSPAFLNSPDHRALGQSALDAVADAANEWIFPDLPEERWSGVQYVAVSEMLEPMHQVDVTDQIEKAVASLSEHRRYLELLSDTPVEEQARQIVGMIAADEDGRHEVGFKLYWG
- a CDS encoding HNH endonuclease codes for the protein MSIPADPPAYGPQTALGRGPLGAAQVADRAMGAAFVARVRALAAFAAERPASADRAQGEPGAMSPQRWAARPELLQPVSEWAAQEVSIGLVCSRRKAEDLLGQALMLARLPAALAATEAGLLTVGHLWCLEEHVAPLADPVLRAEIEGVLLDWVTARAARGTITTPGQLAEKVLRELARRNARDRAQQAIKALRRRGVFPAHESGEGLAALLLVGSIPEIEALRAALAAYADALPKGPDDTRTREQKLLDVLIDLVLRPGEHGMPPVQVVLTLVAAVQTVLGGDAPAELNGRIVSAETARQLLNALTGAGLGDGALAELRRIADNDDAVTELVPAQPVEDDDPDPMPDDVWRASVEARLASGEIELELDRELAATQDRWWREYAAGLHPDPDPDDHPEPPLTEPPPADGWWTSAERALEDARAAQERSEAALSHAGGQVRQAVWSDADDEQAWRTGSGGRVDAAEDAMTALRAATIADRTALTDLLGRTAGGGLADRPRLALVDALTGALVSLTDLPALRRAVRDGVPLGAPPPTDGYRPGAELDRFLRRRDRRCRFPGCRLPVSKGELDHFARWPEGPTDAINLAGFCTGDHRGKHQAPGFTHTMTADGTLVVTTPSGITVTTEPAPF